A window from Peromyscus eremicus chromosome 1, PerEre_H2_v1, whole genome shotgun sequence encodes these proteins:
- the LOC131900514 gene encoding olfactory receptor 5P4-like, with amino-acid sequence METGNHTMVTEFIILGLTENPTLCSVFFVLFLGVYLITVLGNVSIILLIRRSPQLHTPMYLFLSHLAFVDIGYSSSVTPVMIVGFLRERTTIPMAGCIVQLGSDVVFGTAECFLLAAMAYDRYVAICSPLLYSTLMSPRVCFILLVISYVGGCVNSSSFTSCLLSLTFCGPNKVNHFFCDLPPLVELSCTHVYIAEMSPAISAGSIIVITLFIIIVSYLYILHSILRMHSTEGRHKAFSTCTSHLTAVTLFYGTVTFVYVMPKSSHSPNQIKVVSVFYTVVIPMLNPLIYSLRNKEVKEAMKKLMARTYSSF; translated from the coding sequence ATGGAAACTGGAAACCACACAATGGTAACAGAGTTCATTATTTTGGGGCTAACTGAGAACCCCACCCTTTGTTCAGTCTTCTTTGTATTGTTCCTGGGGGTCTACCTCATCACTGTACTGGGCAATGTCAGCATAATCCTGTTGATCAGAAGAAGCCCTCAGCTTCACACCCCCATGTACCTCTTCCTCAGCCACTTGGCCTTTGTGGACATTGGGTACTCCAGCTCAGTCACACCTGTCATGATTGTGGGTTTCCTGAGAGAGAGAACCACCATCCCCATGGCTGGCTGCATAGTCCAGCTTGGTTCTGATGTGGTCTTTGGGACTGCTGAGTGCTTCCTGCTGGCTGCCATGGCCTATgatcgctatgtggccatctgctcACCCCTGCTCTACTCCACTCTCATGTCTCCCAGGGTCTGCTTCATCTTATTGGTTATTTCCTATGTGGGTGGATGTGTGAATTCTTCATCATTTACTAGCTGTTTGTTGAGCCTGACTTTCTGTGGACCAAATAAAGTCAACCATTTCTTCTGTGACCTCCCACCCCTGGTAGAGCTCTCTTGTACCCATGTTTACATTGCTGAAATGTCTCCTGCCATCTCAGCAGGCTCCATCATAGTCATCACCCTGTTCATCATCATTGTTTCGTACCTCTACATCCTTCACTCCATCCTCAGAATGCACTCTACTGAGGGCAGGCACAAGGCCTTCTCCACCTGCACCTCTCACCTCACTGCAGTCACTTTGTTTTATGGGacagttacatttgtttatgtcatGCCAAAGTCAAGCCATTCACCCAACCAAATTAAAGTGGTGTCTGTGTTCTACACAGTGGTGATCCCCATGTTGAATCCCTTGATCTACAGTTTGAGGAACAAGGAGGtaaaagaggccatgaagaaATTGATGGCAAGAACATATTCCTCATTTTGA